The Prunus persica cultivar Lovell chromosome G8, Prunus_persica_NCBIv2, whole genome shotgun sequence genome includes a region encoding these proteins:
- the LOC18767681 gene encoding beta carbonic anhydrase 5, chloroplastic, which yields MAILAPTSVSKDPLSLRTSSNSSSSDLQRISLNPPRIFGSKMKSGKIEQTPSRLLTASNNCSDLTAKASRKPLGLTEELKNNKLESVVETDDGSCLFEDMKRRFLSFKKHKYMENLEHYQNLAEGQAPKFMVISCADSRVCPSTILGFQPGEAFIVRNIANLVPSFKSGPSETNAALEFSVNALEVENILVVGHSCCGGIRALMSMDDEVEKSSFIQNWVVVGRDARLWTKAAASKLSFDQQCKHCEKESINRSLLNLLTYPWIEEKVKNGILSVHGGYYDFVDCTFEKWTLDYKEDNLKEKHGRISVKNHLFWS from the exons atgGCTATTCTTGCGCCAACCTCTGTTTCAAAAGACCCCTTGTCCCTTCGCACCTCCTCCAATTCCTCCTCCTCGGATCTCCAGAGAATCTCATTGAACCCTCCAAGA ATCTTTGGTTCTAAGATGAAATCAGGGAAGATTGAGCAGACCCCGTCGAGATTATTGACTGCTTCCAA CAATTGTTCAGATTTAACTGCAAAGGCTTCAAGAAAGCCGTTAGGGCTCACTGAAGAActtaaaaacaacaaactaGAGAGCGTAGTAGAAACTGATGATGGGAGCTGTTTATTTGAAGATATGAAACGTCGGTTTCTAAGCTTCAAAAAGCATAAATATAT GGAAAACTTGGAACATTATCAAAATCTTGCGGAGGGTCAAGCACCAAAG TTCATGGTGATTTCTTGTGCAGATTCTAGGGTATGCCCTTCAACCATTTTGGGATTCCAACCGGGAGAAGCATTTATAGTGCGCAACATTGCGAATTTGGTGCCCTCCTTCAAG AGTGGACCCTCAGAAACAAATGCTGCATTAGAATTTTCTGTGAATGCCCTGGAA GTTGAGAACATATTGGTCGTTGGTCACAGCTGCTGTGGAGGCATTCGTGCTCTTATGAGTATGGATGATGAAGTAGAGAAAAG TAGCTTTATCCAAAATTGGGTTGTTGTTGGGAGGGATGCAAGGTTGTGGACAAAGGCTGCTGCCTCCAAGCTCAGTTTTGACCAGCAGTGCAAACACTGTGAGAAG GAGTCGATCAACCGTTCGTTGTTGAACCTTCTCACGTACCCGTGGATAGAAGAGAAAGTGAAGAATGGTATTCTTTCTGTGCATGGTGGTTATTATGACTTTGTTGACTGTACATTTGAAAAATGGACACTGGATTATAAGGAAGACAACTTGAAGGAGAAACACGGCAGAATTtctgtaaaaaatcatttgtTTTGGTCCTGA
- the LOC18766671 gene encoding periaxin has protein sequence MACLRLPAFVLPLLLLFAFSLMSTKTMVAGARFLLETSLPQVPELPKPELPQLPKPELPHLPKPELPQVPKPELPQLPKPELPQLPKPELPPLPKPELPQFPKPELPQFPKPELPPLAKPEIPSAPHVPTLPKEGHKLAEIPHAPTLHELPQLPKPELPPLPAFPTLPKPELPAVPNVPTLPKPEVPKLPEIPPLPHLPAELPKPTLPSIPTLPKATPLPSLIPPHKTTLP, from the coding sequence atggcatgtCTTCGCCTCCCGGCTTTTGTCCTACCACTACTTCTGCTCTTTGCCTTCTCACTTATGAGCACCAAAACAATGGTTGCAGGGGCTCGCTTTCTTCTCGAGACTTCCTTGCCTCAAGTGCCCGAGCTTCCAAAGCCTGAGCTGCCACAATTGCCCAAGCCTGAGCTTCCACATTTGCCAAAGCCTGAGCTGCCACAAGTGCCTAAGCCTGAGCTTCCACAACTTCCTAAGCCTGAGCTTCCACAGTTGCCAAAGCCCGAGCTGCCACCGCTTCCTAAGCCTGAGCTACCGCAGTTTCCAAAGCCTGAGCTACCGCAGTTTCCAAAGCCTGAGCTGCCACCATTGGCTAAACCCGAAATACCATCAGCACCTCATGTCCCAACTTTGCCAAAGGAAGGCCATAAGTTGGCTGAAATACCACATGCCCCAACCTTGCATGAGTTACCTCAACTTCCAAAGCCTGAATTGCCACCACTTCCCGCTTTCCCAACTTTGCCGAAGCCCGAGCTGCCAGCGGTGCCCAATGTCCCTACTTTACCAAAGCCTGAAGTGCCAAAGTTGCCTGAAATTCCACCTCTACCACATCTCCCAGCTGAGCTACCTAAACCCACATTGCCCTCCATCCCAACCCTCCCCAAGGCCACACCCCTCCCTTCACTCATCCCACCTCACAAAACCACCCTTCCTTGA